Proteins from one Nilaparvata lugens isolate BPH chromosome 10, ASM1435652v1, whole genome shotgun sequence genomic window:
- the LOC111064372 gene encoding uncharacterized protein LOC111064372 yields the protein MNKLYPVSRETYWRTIQQITARHNYLYFQVLIDEAEDLLAPNYKTLVMIQEIRRAGCNVYFILLANGDQAARFLRFGDRHRILDTRANFLMIYDTRLFNKDLHYLWKKIVNIVFFRRYGTTKRFELTTVPFPAPIKKTLVPKRINSWFNGKFQNIMGLYRDKTTNLNQQTLNVVVIDHIPSVVKTKSENRLDVVELDSPQKQKVRGLEIQMLKTLQSVLKFRSYIYMTANSDTEAWGRKQLNGSYSGLLGEVWGGRADIALGNLYYTSYHLDLMDLTVPYATQCLTFLTPESLTDNSWQTLILPFKSNMWIGIITTLVVGGICFFSLANVYHHIQNNDDKRLQINKMKKQLKILKSSISNSIKRLSQVHCIARLINEIEDKFGRTQKIRRSGLSGKNGMYSNIEENLDLEEHDGLYLFDSIDNGLLYTFSMLTLVSLPKLPTGWALRVMTGCWWMYCLLIVVAYRASMTAILANPMPRVMIDSVEQLAVSTVRCGGWGEENKKSFISSIDPAGREIGRKFDIIDDPLAANALARIADGQFAYYDNIYWLQDARVKYWISLARGRAGDLLNVTDEQNSTETNLVATKLQHNLHIMSDCVINMPISLGLQKNSPLKPQMDKFIRSLIEAGLVQKWLADVMLDTMIMEAKSPLGNDQENIKALVDLPKLYAGFVALFIGYGISILFLILELVHWMCIVKKDPTFDKYDLKKYYHLK from the exons atgaataaattatatccAGTATCACGTGAAACCTACTGGAGAACCATCCAGCAAATCACAGC AAgacacaattatttatattttcaggtGCTAATTGACGAAGCGGAGGATCTCTTAGCACCCAACTACAAAACACTGGTGATGATTCAAGAGATTCGTAGAGCCGGCTGTAAtgtttatttcattctattagCGAATGGTGATCAAGCAGCTAGATTCCTACGATTTGGGGACAG ACATAGGATTCTCGACACAAGAGCGAATTTCCTAATGATCTATGATACTAGACTTTTCAATAAGGATCTACATTACCTTTGGAAAAAAATAGTCAACATAGTATTCTTCAGAAGATATGGAACGACAAAGAGATTCGAATTGACTACAGTTCCTTTTCCAGCACCCATAAAGAAAACTTTGGTACCAAAAAGGATAAATTCttggttcaatggaaaatttcaG AACATAATGGGGTTGTACAGAGATAAAACAACAAATCTGAACCAACAGACTTTGAACGTAGTGGTGATAGATCACATTCCATCCGTTGTTAAAACTAAATCTGAGAATAGATTAGATGTTGTGGAGTTGGACAGTCCACAAAAACAGAAAGTCAGAGGGCTAGAAATACAG ATGCTGAAAACGCTACAATCGGTTCTGAAGTTTAGGTCGTACATCTACATGACAGCCAACAGTGATACGGAGGCCTGGGGAAGGAAGCAGCTGAACGGGAGCTACTCAGGCCTGCTGGGAGAGGTATGGGGAGGTCGAGCTGACATAGCTCTCGGCAACCTCTACTACACCTCATATCATCTGGACCTCATGGACCTCACTGTGCCTTATGCCACGCAATGCCTCACGTTTCTCACTCCCGAGTCGCTGACTGACAACTCCTGGCAAACCCTCATCCTGCCATTCAA ATCGAATATGTGGATTGGAATTATCACCACTCTAGTCGTGGGAGGCATATGCTTCTTTAGCCTGGCAAATGTATATCACCACATACAAAACAACGACGATAAACGACTTCAAATAAACAAGATGAAAAAGCAACTGAAGATACTTAAAAGTTCTATAAGCAATTCAATTAAAAGATTGAGTCAGGTTCATTGTATTGCGAGGCTGATAAATGAAATCGAAGATAAATTTGGGAGGACACAGAAAATTAGAAGAAGTGGATTATCAGGGAAGAATGGGATGTACTCcaatattgaagaaaacttgGACTTGGAGGAGCATGATGGACTGTATCTGTTTGACTCCATTGATAACGGACTTTTATACACATTCAGTATGCTAACTTTGGTTTCATTGCCGAAACTCCCGACTGGCTGGGCTCTGCGTGTCATGACCGGTTGCTGGTGGATGTATTGCCTGCTAATTGTGGTTGCCTACAGGGCTAGCATGACTGCTATACTAGCGAATCCAATGCCCAG GGTGATGATCGACTCAGTGGAGCAGTTGGCTGTGAGCACGGTGAGATGTGGCGGCTGGGGCGAAGAGAACAAAAAGTCGTTCATCAGCTCGATTGACCCGGCTGGGAGGGAGATCGGTCGCAAGTTCGACATAATCGACGACCCCTTGGCGGCCAACGCCTTGGCAAGGATTGCCGATGGCCAGTTCGCTTACTATGACAACATCTACTGGTTGCAGGATGCGCGTGTCAAGTATTGGATTAGTTTGGCACGCGGTAGAGCTGGCGATCTACTAAATGTAACCG ATGAGCAGAACAGCACAGAAACCAATCTGGTTGCCACAAAACTACAGCACAACCTGCACATAATGAGCGACTGCGTCATCAACATGCCAATCTCGCTGGGACTGCAGAAGAACTCGCCACTCAAACCGCAGATGGACAAGTTCATCAGGTCCCTGATCGAGGCAGGCCTGGTCCAGAAATGGCTGGCAGACGTCATGCTGGACACCATGATAATGGAGGCCAAGAGTCCGCTGGGCAACGACCAGGAAAACATCAAAGCTCTCGTTGATCTGCCGAAACTCTACGCCGGATTTGTGGCGCTGTTCATCGGTTACGGAATCAGTATACTTTTTCTCATACTGGAGCTAGTGCATTGGATGTGTATCGTCAAGAAGGACCCAACGTTCGACAAGTAtgatttgaaaaagtattatcatttaaaataa
- the LOC111064378 gene encoding ras-related protein Rab-34-like, producing MSQRRSSTFKMLRTEAPLDRQIDFFPRPFKRDATPYPVHDFNKLFKEYITSKCVVNGLKISKTIVLGDVGVGKTCLVNRFCHQVYDRNYKATIGVDFEVERFDIFQIPFNMQIWDTAGQERFKSIASSYYRGAHSVVVVFEMSKLMTLSHCAQWMQDALQWTQQHAYGRPHCFLVGTKMDLLSPSAYERVIAELWAVSSQSGENVNELFNRIAALAFQANVCREMAVVDRSISIGSIQKGEYLREIFIVI from the exons ATGAGTCAAAGGAGATCGTCAACATTTAAAATGCTTAGAACTGAAGCACCGTTGGACAGACAAATCGATTTTTTCCCAAGACCATTCAAGAGAGATGCAACACCATATCCTGTTCATGATTTCAATAAACTTTTCAAGGAATACATTACTTCAAAATGTGTGGTGAATGGGcttaaaatatcaaaaaccatcgTTCTTGGTGATGTTGGTGTCGGAAAAACCTGCCTTGTGAATAG aTTTTGCCACCAAGTTTATGACAGGAATTATAAAGCCACAATAGGAGTGGATTTCGAAGTTGAaagatttgatatttttcaaatacccTTCAACAtgcaaat ATGGGACACAGCTGGACAGGAGCGGTTCAAGTCAATTGCATCTTCATACTACAGAGGAGCACATA GCGTAGTTGTTGTGTTTGAAATGAGTAAACTGATGACACTATCACACTGTGCGCAATGGATGCAGGATGCTCTTCAATGGACACAACAGCATGCTTATGGAAGGCCACATTGCTTTTTAGTCGGAACCAAAATGGACCTACTG TCGCCGTCCGCCTACGAACGTGTAATA GCTGAACTGTGGGCGGTGTCATCGCAGTCGGGCGAAAACGTCAACGAACTTTTCAACCGCATAGCCGCGCTCGCCTTCCAAGCTAACGTCTGCAGGGAGATGGCCGTAGTCGATAGGAGCATATCCATTGGAAGCATACAGAAAGGTGAATATCtgagagaaatatttattgtgaTCTAA
- the LOC111064361 gene encoding 60S ribosomal protein L23a isoform X1, whose product MHLTLTPTHHVSPIYLHCGAKAEKKSEKPKNEKKPATAPAAAGGSSAAGSSGAAAPKAAKAPAAAAAKPAAAKGAAKPAASKSATAASAKVSAKPGPGKSAPAAKGAAKGAAPAGKSAKKGAAATAKGAAAGKGKPAAKGASKPAAAGKKPVVKTVKKVDKPKRGVDPKSQKGGKVVKVQTPVKKALKIKMKVLKRASGTRKRQIRTTVKFRRPKTFMPPRNPKYPRKSVPSRSRMDGYNIIKFPLTTEAAMKKIEDNNTLVFVVHIKANKHHIKTAVKKLYDIDVAKVNTLIRPDGKKKAYVRLARDYDALDVANKIGII is encoded by the exons ATGCACTTGACACTGACACCTACTCATCATGTTAGCCCGATTTATCTTCACTGCG gCGCGAAAGCCGAGAAAAAATCAGAAAAGccgaaaaatgaaaagaagCCGGCGACTGCTCCGGCCGCTGCCGGTGGAAGTTCTGCGGCTGGCTCGTCTGGAGCTGCAGCTCCCAAGGCTGCAAAAGCTCCTGCAGCTGCTGCCGCGAAACCAGCGGCTGCGAAAGGCGCTGCGAAGCCCGCTGCATCTAAATCAGCAACAGCTGCATCTGCTAAGGTGTCTGCAAAGCCTGGGCCAGGGAAG TCTGCTCCTGCTGCGAAGGGAGCTGCTAAGGGAGCAGCGCCTGCGGGAAAGTCAGCGAAGAAGGGAGCAGCAGCAACAGCCAAGGGCGCAGCAGCCGGCAAGGGAAAGCCAGCAGCCAAGGGCGCATCGAAGCCGGCCGCCGCTGGCAAGAAGCCAGTGGTCAAAACCGTCAAGAAGGTCGACAAGCCAAAGCGCGGTGTGGACCCCAAGTCACAGAAGGGCGGCAAGGTCGTGAAGGTCCAGACTCCCGTCAAGAAGGCcctcaaaatcaaaatgaag GTGTTGAAACGTGCTTCTGGTACAAGGAAAAGGCAGATCAGGACAACTGTCAAATTCCGTAGGCCCAAGACATTCATGCCACCCAGGAATCCTAAGTACCCAAGGAAGTCTGTACCAAGCAGGAGCAG gaTGGATGGTTACAACATAATCAAGTTCCCACTGACCACTGAAGCAGCCATGAAGAAGATTGAAGACAACAATACGCTTGTATTTGTCGTTCACATCAAGGCTAACAAACACCACATCAAGACGGCTGTCAAGAAACTGTACGACATCGATGTAGCCAAAGTCAACACACTCATCAG GCCTGACGGTAAGAAGAAGGCATACGTACGGCTGGCGAGGGATTACGACGCATTAGATGTAGCAAACAAGATTGGAATCATATAG
- the LOC111064361 gene encoding transcriptional regulatory protein AlgP isoform X3 gives MHLTLTPTHHVSPIYLHCGAKAEKKSEKPKNEKKPATAPAAAGGSSAAGSSGAAAPKAAKAPAAAAAKPAAAKGAAKPAASKSATAASAKVSAKPGPGKSAPAAKGAAKGAAPAGKSAKKGAAATAKGAAAGKGKPAAKGASKPAAAGKKPVVKTVKKVDKPKRGVDPKSQKGGKVVKVQTPVKKALKIKMKAAVDPVVKCVEELIAKDFVVIFSKTRCPACKLAKDIFKELKEKFTAIELDKRHDGDAIMNVLCKMTGARTVPRVFVDGECIGGGSDVQRMYRTGELEELLYEDCED, from the exons ATGCACTTGACACTGACACCTACTCATCATGTTAGCCCGATTTATCTTCACTGCG gCGCGAAAGCCGAGAAAAAATCAGAAAAGccgaaaaatgaaaagaagCCGGCGACTGCTCCGGCCGCTGCCGGTGGAAGTTCTGCGGCTGGCTCGTCTGGAGCTGCAGCTCCCAAGGCTGCAAAAGCTCCTGCAGCTGCTGCCGCGAAACCAGCGGCTGCGAAAGGCGCTGCGAAGCCCGCTGCATCTAAATCAGCAACAGCTGCATCTGCTAAGGTGTCTGCAAAGCCTGGGCCAGGGAAG TCTGCTCCTGCTGCGAAGGGAGCTGCTAAGGGAGCAGCGCCTGCGGGAAAGTCAGCGAAGAAGGGAGCAGCAGCAACAGCCAAGGGCGCAGCAGCCGGCAAGGGAAAGCCAGCAGCCAAGGGCGCATCGAAGCCGGCCGCCGCTGGCAAGAAGCCAGTGGTCAAAACCGTCAAGAAGGTCGACAAGCCAAAGCGCGGTGTGGACCCCAAGTCACAGAAGGGCGGCAAGGTCGTGAAGGTCCAGACTCCCGTCAAGAAGGCcctcaaaatcaaaatgaag GCCGCAGTTGATCCAGTTGTGAAATGTGTTGAAGAATTGATAGCCAAAGATTTCGTGGTCATTTTTTCAAAGACAAGATGCCCTGCCTGCAAGTTAGCAAAGGATATATTCAAAGAATTGAAGGAAAAGTTCACTGCCATTGAGCTTGATAAGAGGCATGACGGTGATGCGATTATGAATGTGCTATGCAAGATGACCGGCGCGAGGACTGTGCCGAGGGTGTTTGTCGACGGGGAGTGTATTGGCGGGGGAAGTGATGTGCAGCGCATGTACCGAACTGGCGAATTGGAAGAACTTCTCTACGAAGACTGCGAAGattga
- the LOC111064361 gene encoding 60S ribosomal protein L23a isoform X2, whose translation MGPKPKPAGDKSGAKAEKKSEKPKNEKKPATAPAAAGGSSAAGSSGAAAPKAAKAPAAAAAKPAAAKGAAKPAASKSATAASAKVSAKPGPGKSAPAAKGAAKGAAPAGKSAKKGAAATAKGAAAGKGKPAAKGASKPAAAGKKPVVKTVKKVDKPKRGVDPKSQKGGKVVKVQTPVKKALKIKMKVLKRASGTRKRQIRTTVKFRRPKTFMPPRNPKYPRKSVPSRSRMDGYNIIKFPLTTEAAMKKIEDNNTLVFVVHIKANKHHIKTAVKKLYDIDVAKVNTLIRPDGKKKAYVRLARDYDALDVANKIGII comes from the exons ATGGGTCCTAAACCGAAACCTGCAGGCGACAAATCCG gCGCGAAAGCCGAGAAAAAATCAGAAAAGccgaaaaatgaaaagaagCCGGCGACTGCTCCGGCCGCTGCCGGTGGAAGTTCTGCGGCTGGCTCGTCTGGAGCTGCAGCTCCCAAGGCTGCAAAAGCTCCTGCAGCTGCTGCCGCGAAACCAGCGGCTGCGAAAGGCGCTGCGAAGCCCGCTGCATCTAAATCAGCAACAGCTGCATCTGCTAAGGTGTCTGCAAAGCCTGGGCCAGGGAAG TCTGCTCCTGCTGCGAAGGGAGCTGCTAAGGGAGCAGCGCCTGCGGGAAAGTCAGCGAAGAAGGGAGCAGCAGCAACAGCCAAGGGCGCAGCAGCCGGCAAGGGAAAGCCAGCAGCCAAGGGCGCATCGAAGCCGGCCGCCGCTGGCAAGAAGCCAGTGGTCAAAACCGTCAAGAAGGTCGACAAGCCAAAGCGCGGTGTGGACCCCAAGTCACAGAAGGGCGGCAAGGTCGTGAAGGTCCAGACTCCCGTCAAGAAGGCcctcaaaatcaaaatgaag GTGTTGAAACGTGCTTCTGGTACAAGGAAAAGGCAGATCAGGACAACTGTCAAATTCCGTAGGCCCAAGACATTCATGCCACCCAGGAATCCTAAGTACCCAAGGAAGTCTGTACCAAGCAGGAGCAG gaTGGATGGTTACAACATAATCAAGTTCCCACTGACCACTGAAGCAGCCATGAAGAAGATTGAAGACAACAATACGCTTGTATTTGTCGTTCACATCAAGGCTAACAAACACCACATCAAGACGGCTGTCAAGAAACTGTACGACATCGATGTAGCCAAAGTCAACACACTCATCAG GCCTGACGGTAAGAAGAAGGCATACGTACGGCTGGCGAGGGATTACGACGCATTAGATGTAGCAAACAAGATTGGAATCATATAG
- the LOC111064361 gene encoding transcriptional regulatory protein AlgP isoform X4: MGPKPKPAGDKSGAKAEKKSEKPKNEKKPATAPAAAGGSSAAGSSGAAAPKAAKAPAAAAAKPAAAKGAAKPAASKSATAASAKVSAKPGPGKSAPAAKGAAKGAAPAGKSAKKGAAATAKGAAAGKGKPAAKGASKPAAAGKKPVVKTVKKVDKPKRGVDPKSQKGGKVVKVQTPVKKALKIKMKAAVDPVVKCVEELIAKDFVVIFSKTRCPACKLAKDIFKELKEKFTAIELDKRHDGDAIMNVLCKMTGARTVPRVFVDGECIGGGSDVQRMYRTGELEELLYEDCED, translated from the exons ATGGGTCCTAAACCGAAACCTGCAGGCGACAAATCCG gCGCGAAAGCCGAGAAAAAATCAGAAAAGccgaaaaatgaaaagaagCCGGCGACTGCTCCGGCCGCTGCCGGTGGAAGTTCTGCGGCTGGCTCGTCTGGAGCTGCAGCTCCCAAGGCTGCAAAAGCTCCTGCAGCTGCTGCCGCGAAACCAGCGGCTGCGAAAGGCGCTGCGAAGCCCGCTGCATCTAAATCAGCAACAGCTGCATCTGCTAAGGTGTCTGCAAAGCCTGGGCCAGGGAAG TCTGCTCCTGCTGCGAAGGGAGCTGCTAAGGGAGCAGCGCCTGCGGGAAAGTCAGCGAAGAAGGGAGCAGCAGCAACAGCCAAGGGCGCAGCAGCCGGCAAGGGAAAGCCAGCAGCCAAGGGCGCATCGAAGCCGGCCGCCGCTGGCAAGAAGCCAGTGGTCAAAACCGTCAAGAAGGTCGACAAGCCAAAGCGCGGTGTGGACCCCAAGTCACAGAAGGGCGGCAAGGTCGTGAAGGTCCAGACTCCCGTCAAGAAGGCcctcaaaatcaaaatgaag GCCGCAGTTGATCCAGTTGTGAAATGTGTTGAAGAATTGATAGCCAAAGATTTCGTGGTCATTTTTTCAAAGACAAGATGCCCTGCCTGCAAGTTAGCAAAGGATATATTCAAAGAATTGAAGGAAAAGTTCACTGCCATTGAGCTTGATAAGAGGCATGACGGTGATGCGATTATGAATGTGCTATGCAAGATGACCGGCGCGAGGACTGTGCCGAGGGTGTTTGTCGACGGGGAGTGTATTGGCGGGGGAAGTGATGTGCAGCGCATGTACCGAACTGGCGAATTGGAAGAACTTCTCTACGAAGACTGCGAAGattga
- the LOC111064362 gene encoding zinc finger HIT domain-containing protein 2, which yields MEGEKVCMICSNNVGKYACPRCNVFYCSVDCYRAEVHSSCSEAFYKDCIADEIKSQETNPDAQKKMLEILQRMQQQQEAGEFDEDLLFGDEEDDGDDLVDLADRLKHVDLEDADTVWQCLTEEERNEFQEMLKSGNIDNIVPKFEPWWTVRDDKKVVDLDKEDEELKGLKQRCPKVENKVVPFINLSKVSPSSTVCYNLANVLAAYSVIVRYYNGEHKQYVSESTPLLVAVSTNLSSNQNFPDLDMAVKSVNHEITNCQCLSQVEGIGLEMEEDVKRLFIGPNFIHPKFYVECALGDLYSLLRLSLNSKKREPNEAGEFSKQFPDSFQNAVPELQKSKVKLCLRKIEYFQSWAKDHFQSPY from the coding sequence ATGGAGGGTGAGAAGGTATGCATGATTTGCTCTAACAATGTTGGAAAATATGCTTGTCCACGTTGTAATGTTTTCTACTGCTCTGTTGACTGCTATCGTGCCGAGGTGCATTCAAGCTGCTCGGAAGCCTTCTACAAAGATTGCATCGCCGATGAAATCAAATCGCAGGAGACCAACCCCGACGCTCAGAAGAAAATGCTGGAGATACTTCAGAGAATGCAGCAACAACAGGAGGCGGGCGAGTTTGACGAGGATCTGTTATttggtgatgaagaagatgatggcGATGATTTAGTAGATTTAGCCGACAGATTGAAGCACGTCGATTTGGAAGATGCCGATACGGTATGGCAATGTTTAACCGAAGAAGAACGCAATGAGTTCCAAGAAATGTTGAAGTCTGGAAATATCGACAATATTGTACCGAAATTTGAACCGTGGTGGACTGTTAGGGACGATAAAAAAGTAGTGGATCTTGATAAAGAGGATGAAGAGTTGAAGGGTTTGAAACAGAGATGTCCAAAAGTTGAAAACAAGGTTGTACCctttataaatttatcaaaagtATCTCCTTCTAGTACAGTTTGTTACAATCTAGCCAATGTGTTGGCAGCGTATTCAGTGATTGTGCGATACTATAACGGCGAGCATAAACAGTATGTGAGTGAATCCACTCCGTTGCTTGTAGCAGTTTCCACTAATCTGTCATCAAATCAAAACTTCCCCGATCTAGATATGGCTGTGAAAAGTGTCAATCATGAAATCACAAACTGTCAATGTTTGTCTCAAGTGGAAGGAATCGGTTTGGAAATGGAAGAAGACGTTAAACGATTGTTCATTGGACCAAATTTTATTCATCCCAAGTTCTACGTCGAATGTGCTTTGGGTGACTTGTACAGTTTGCTTCGTTTGTCCCTGAATTCGAAAAAACGAGAGCCCAATGAGGCGGGTGAATTCAGCAAACAATTTCCTGATTCGTTTCAAAATGCTGTACCCGAACTGCAGAAATCCAAAGTGAAATTGTGTCTCAGAAAAATCGAATACTTTCAGTCGTGGGCTAAAGATCATTTTCAATCGCCATACTAG